Proteins from a genomic interval of Denticeps clupeoides chromosome 20, fDenClu1.1, whole genome shotgun sequence:
- the LOC114770390 gene encoding complement C1q-like protein 2: protein MVLMALVIALPLLVQTSDVSAHYEMTGTCRMICDPYNPKPSAASLEAMQDFNEAQLTPLATGAKGEPGRPGRPGPRGPPGEPGPPGPRGPPGDSGRTSFIGIASATARTETKDSVPSGGLTKIAFYVGLKNPQEGYEVLRFDDVVTNLGDHYNTATGKFMCQVSGVYYFTYHVLMRGGDGTSMWADLCKNGQVHASAIAQDADQNYDCASNSVVLHLDSGDEIYIKLDGGKAHGGNTNKYSTFSGFILYPD from the exons ATGGTGCTAATGGCTCTCGTCATCGCACTGCCGCTGCTGGTCCAAACATCTGATGTCTCCGCCCATTATGAAATGACGGGGACCTGTCGAATGATCTGCGACCCATACAACCCGAAACCAAGCGCCGCATCTCTGGAGGCCATGCAGGACTTCAATGAAGCTCAATTGACCCCTTTAGCTACAGGGGCTAAAGGAGAACCAGGACGACCGGGAAGACCAGGACCAAGGGGTCCGCCTGGAGAGCCTGGACCCCCAGGCCCTCGGGGTCCACCAGGGGATTCGGGAAGGACTAGCTTCATCGGCATCGCTTCTGCAACAGCGAGGACAGAAACCAAAGACAGTGTGCCATCAGGAGGTCTCACAAAGATTGCATTTTATGTGGGACTGAAGAACCCTCAGGAGGGCTATGAGGTTCTACGATTCGATGATGTAGTCACTAATTTGGGAGATCACTACAACACTGCCACAGGAAAGTTTATGTGTCAGGTCTCTGGAGTTTACTACTTTACGTACCATGTGCTCATGCGTGGAGGTGATGGGACAAGCATGTGGGCAGACCTGTGTAAAAATGGACAG GTCCACGCGAGTGCCATCGCCCAGGACGCTGACCAGAATTATGACTGCGCAAGCAACAGCGTTGTCCTTCATCTGGACTCTGGAGATGAAATCTACATAAAACTGGATGGTGGAAAAGCACATGGGGGCAACACCAATAAATACAGCACCTTTTCTGGGTTCATCCTTTACCCGGACTAA